A genomic stretch from Spongiibacter nanhainus includes:
- a CDS encoding efflux RND transporter permease subunit: MDNLRFKIAKWVMAKRAYVAFTFLIITIFFALGVPKVDIRTIFADLLPADDAFVQTFKDHPNFGNPLTVTVMVKRTDGELIYNEDTLQKVWDLTRDIDLIEGVDHDRIISITTEKANYAEATSMGVEMQPLMGDRIPEGEAELQDLRRRVERSPMARTYLVSSDEKATLIRAGFHEHLLDYGHVFAEVRKLAEAASDGEHAIRVVGQPILTGWIYLLQEQTYTIFAVTVGLLLLALVFYMRNLAGIATPIICSIVAAIWGFGLVGWLESPIEPLLMVVPLLLIARSFSHCVQYTERFYEVFHELKDRRLASEATLAVMMAPSVFGIITDTLAILCIGVAPIPAMQRFALFCGFWAFFLIPTGVMLIAVLLSYMPTPKNIDTITGGDVSDKGIHGMQKKVLTAVGALITGNKKRTRMVATVVAVVSVVVIIVSRQVAIGNPTEGSNLLWNDSDFNVGTRDVNDHFPGVNSLEIILESKDPDNVQARAARSREAYEVSKAIVRSVMSGENPAKATRSFSDFMEEGSRLYSGGHPAWLTLDPTDRAVNAAGVAVAFGQNPLNFADVTDFQFQHSAVSLFYRDNKQETIDKALAAARKAVAEVGGDHDTINVRMASGTIALQEAQNQVVKRYEWIMLGLACVAIFFIASFAYKSFVASIVLLIPVVLANFYLTAAMHLLGIGLDINSVMVAVLGVGVGIDYGIYLLSRICEEYGAQGENWEKAIVEALTTTGKAIMFTASIMLVGILPWYFLSDLKFMADMGLLLSSVMLINMVLALLVLPLIVYIVKPKFVTRNDLMVGESIDLSWYNEEEAAGNTERGAVKQQPSLNTSSV; this comes from the coding sequence ATGGATAATTTACGTTTTAAAATTGCAAAGTGGGTGATGGCCAAGCGCGCGTATGTGGCGTTTACCTTTTTAATCATCACCATCTTCTTTGCGTTGGGTGTTCCCAAGGTCGATATCAGAACGATTTTTGCCGACCTATTGCCTGCGGATGATGCCTTTGTTCAGACTTTCAAAGATCACCCCAATTTTGGTAACCCCTTGACTGTAACCGTGATGGTCAAGCGGACTGATGGAGAGCTGATCTATAACGAAGACACGCTGCAAAAAGTTTGGGATCTCACTCGGGACATCGACTTAATCGAGGGCGTGGACCACGACCGGATTATTTCGATCACCACTGAAAAAGCCAATTACGCCGAAGCTACGTCAATGGGCGTGGAGATGCAGCCTCTGATGGGGGATCGCATTCCGGAAGGCGAGGCCGAGTTGCAGGATTTGCGCCGGCGCGTGGAGCGCTCGCCGATGGCGCGCACCTATCTTGTCTCCTCTGATGAGAAGGCCACTCTGATTCGCGCCGGTTTCCATGAGCACTTGTTGGACTACGGTCATGTGTTTGCTGAAGTGCGCAAGCTTGCCGAGGCCGCAAGTGATGGGGAGCACGCGATCCGTGTAGTGGGTCAACCTATCCTGACTGGTTGGATCTACCTGCTTCAGGAGCAGACTTATACCATCTTTGCGGTTACCGTTGGCTTGCTGCTGTTGGCGCTAGTGTTCTATATGCGCAACCTTGCGGGCATTGCCACGCCAATTATCTGTAGTATTGTCGCCGCTATTTGGGGCTTTGGTCTGGTGGGTTGGCTAGAATCCCCCATCGAGCCTCTGCTGATGGTGGTGCCGCTGCTGCTGATAGCGCGATCCTTCTCCCACTGCGTGCAATATACCGAGCGCTTCTATGAGGTCTTTCATGAGCTCAAAGACCGCAGGCTGGCCTCCGAGGCGACCCTGGCAGTGATGATGGCGCCCAGTGTGTTCGGTATTATCACCGATACCCTGGCTATCCTCTGTATCGGCGTCGCGCCCATTCCAGCGATGCAGCGCTTTGCTTTGTTCTGTGGCTTCTGGGCCTTCTTCCTCATTCCCACTGGCGTGATGCTGATCGCCGTACTGTTGTCTTACATGCCTACACCGAAAAATATCGACACCATAACTGGTGGCGATGTGAGTGATAAAGGCATTCACGGTATGCAAAAGAAGGTGTTGACCGCGGTGGGTGCCCTCATCACCGGCAACAAAAAGCGCACTCGGATGGTGGCAACCGTGGTGGCTGTCGTATCTGTTGTGGTGATTATTGTGTCGCGGCAGGTTGCCATCGGTAACCCGACTGAGGGTAGTAACCTGCTGTGGAACGATTCTGACTTTAACGTCGGTACCCGAGATGTTAACGATCACTTCCCTGGTGTTAACTCGTTGGAGATCATTCTGGAGTCTAAAGATCCGGATAACGTTCAGGCTCGCGCAGCTCGGAGCCGAGAAGCCTATGAGGTTTCCAAGGCCATTGTTCGAAGCGTTATGAGTGGTGAGAACCCGGCTAAGGCAACCCGCAGCTTCTCTGACTTCATGGAAGAAGGTTCGCGTCTATACTCCGGCGGTCATCCCGCGTGGCTGACGTTGGACCCCACAGACCGAGCGGTTAACGCGGCGGGTGTGGCAGTTGCCTTTGGGCAAAACCCGCTGAACTTCGCCGACGTGACCGACTTCCAGTTCCAGCACAGTGCCGTATCGCTGTTCTATCGGGACAACAAGCAGGAAACGATTGACAAGGCCCTGGCCGCAGCCCGTAAGGCTGTAGCAGAAGTTGGCGGCGATCACGATACCATCAATGTCCGCATGGCATCAGGTACCATCGCCCTGCAGGAAGCTCAGAACCAGGTGGTCAAACGCTACGAGTGGATCATGCTGGGGCTGGCCTGTGTAGCGATCTTTTTTATCGCTTCATTTGCTTACAAGTCATTTGTGGCGTCGATTGTTCTGCTTATCCCGGTTGTCTTGGCTAATTTCTATCTGACCGCGGCAATGCATTTGCTCGGTATTGGCTTGGATATCAACTCGGTCATGGTGGCGGTGCTCGGTGTTGGTGTGGGCATCGACTACGGTATCTACCTGCTATCCAGAATCTGTGAGGAATATGGTGCGCAGGGCGAAAACTGGGAGAAGGCGATTGTTGAAGCGCTGACCACTACCGGTAAGGCGATTATGTTTACCGCCTCGATTATGTTGGTGGGCATCCTGCCCTGGTACTTCCTGTCGGATCTCAAATTTATGGCAGACATGGGCCTGCTGCTGTCCTCGGTAATGTTGATCAACATGGTGCTGGCGCTGCTGGTGCTGCCGTTGATCGTCTATATCGTCAAGCCCAAGTTTGTCACACGTAACGACTTGATGGTCGGGGAAAGTATCGACCTCTCCTGGTACAACGAAGAAGAAGCTGCAGGCAACACTGAGCGGGGTGCTGTGAAGCAACAGCCTAGCCTTAATACGAGCAGCGTGTAG
- a CDS encoding DUF1302 family protein — MKMRYRGMVPALALSVGGMLSSSVYAEGLIESLVEKTTFLGQFRIDAAFKTNSDQNPYNQNAFPYQNEEVSRQAFLPPDLGGGPWGTTPIPALPFVLDTNDTIIRDDRATAEDYDFNQVNLRFSGEMDMRFNRQWRLNVKLRAVFDPVVHDGFDAMDVMNDQGGIAKGRFDRYADTGETNFYQAKGRNGDNINPLEFAGRDYMVDFPTFIINYKSGKYDFRFGNQQIAWGQAIFFRTLDVANGLDLRRHLILDRGIEEFEDERVPKLALRATVQATQNILFDGFIGKFQPDILPNPGTPYNVIPAQFNKPLDNYHSGGYDSKLDGGFRLKGDYGNWGWQAMYVSRYNPLGVFRWAESGIEKGLTPWGGTLGTVVETGYLAKPRCSGDQNPYDNFCRLYDSVGEALSHSPFTVGPGGVYSDVEWFATAASVRVNGVDVINAAIMDFPALRDVFASPVANVDEARALLNTFFVASGGSIRGNLQRDYYREDVFGLGLSYVTETEDNNSFWNQIILNLEAQYTPERVFTSPDLGKDGLKTDEYIITLVAEKWHRWSESFPAAYLVGQFMHRSESDLVGLHLDGYGGNVGNTEPKTPDGISSANYLVFAGFQPWPNRKFIAEWAFLYDVEGGLLAQPLIKWNPGSGMSVDLYYNYVTGDLHGDGSKTLTRALDHVQEVGMRFTYQL, encoded by the coding sequence ATGAAAATGAGATATAGAGGCATGGTTCCTGCCTTGGCGCTCTCCGTTGGGGGGATGCTGAGTAGTTCCGTTTATGCCGAGGGTTTGATTGAGAGCCTTGTCGAGAAGACGACCTTCTTGGGCCAGTTTCGGATTGATGCAGCGTTTAAAACAAACAGCGATCAAAACCCATACAACCAAAATGCATTCCCCTACCAGAATGAGGAAGTGTCTCGTCAGGCATTTTTGCCACCTGATTTGGGTGGTGGGCCATGGGGAACTACCCCGATCCCGGCGCTTCCATTTGTTTTAGATACCAACGACACCATTATTCGAGACGATCGCGCCACCGCAGAAGACTATGACTTTAATCAGGTCAACTTGCGATTTAGTGGTGAGATGGATATGCGCTTCAATCGCCAGTGGCGTTTGAATGTTAAATTGCGTGCGGTTTTTGATCCGGTTGTACACGATGGCTTTGACGCCATGGATGTCATGAACGATCAAGGCGGCATTGCTAAAGGCCGGTTTGATCGCTACGCGGATACCGGAGAGACCAATTTCTACCAGGCTAAAGGTCGAAATGGGGACAATATCAATCCCCTGGAGTTCGCCGGCCGAGACTACATGGTCGATTTTCCAACATTTATCATTAACTACAAGTCGGGGAAATACGATTTCCGCTTTGGTAACCAGCAGATCGCCTGGGGACAGGCCATCTTCTTCCGTACCTTGGACGTGGCCAATGGTTTGGATCTTCGCCGCCACCTGATTCTTGATCGTGGGATTGAGGAATTTGAAGATGAGCGGGTACCCAAGTTGGCCTTGCGTGCGACTGTGCAGGCGACCCAAAATATCCTGTTCGATGGCTTTATTGGTAAGTTTCAGCCTGACATTCTTCCCAACCCGGGGACGCCCTACAACGTAATTCCCGCTCAGTTCAATAAGCCTTTGGATAACTACCACTCCGGAGGTTATGACAGCAAGCTCGACGGTGGTTTCCGCCTGAAAGGGGACTACGGTAACTGGGGCTGGCAGGCAATGTATGTTAGCCGCTACAACCCTCTCGGTGTATTCCGGTGGGCTGAGAGTGGTATTGAGAAGGGCTTGACACCTTGGGGTGGCACCTTGGGTACTGTTGTAGAAACCGGCTACCTGGCGAAACCGCGCTGCAGTGGCGATCAAAACCCCTACGATAACTTCTGTCGCTTATACGATAGTGTTGGCGAGGCGCTAAGCCATTCGCCCTTCACCGTCGGGCCTGGTGGTGTCTACAGTGACGTAGAGTGGTTTGCTACTGCTGCTAGTGTTCGCGTCAATGGTGTCGATGTTATCAATGCGGCGATCATGGATTTCCCTGCACTTCGTGACGTATTTGCTTCTCCAGTGGCTAATGTTGATGAAGCTCGCGCTCTGCTTAACACGTTCTTTGTTGCTTCTGGTGGCAGTATCCGCGGTAACTTACAACGCGATTACTATCGCGAGGACGTATTTGGTTTAGGCCTTAGTTACGTCACCGAGACCGAGGATAACAACTCATTTTGGAACCAAATTATTCTGAACCTGGAGGCGCAGTACACGCCGGAGCGTGTCTTTACCTCGCCGGATCTGGGCAAGGATGGTCTGAAGACCGACGAGTACATCATTACACTGGTGGCGGAAAAATGGCATAGATGGAGCGAGAGCTTCCCAGCAGCCTACTTGGTCGGTCAGTTCATGCACCGCAGTGAGAGTGATCTGGTGGGCCTGCACCTGGACGGCTACGGCGGAAACGTTGGTAATACTGAGCCGAAAACGCCAGATGGCATTTCCAGCGCGAACTATTTGGTATTTGCTGGTTTCCAACCATGGCCTAACCGGAAGTTTATTGCAGAGTGGGCATTCCTATACGATGTAGAAGGTGGCCTGCTGGCTCAGCCTCTTATCAAGTGGAACCCAGGTAGTGGTATGAGTGTTGACCTCTACTACAACTATGTAACAGGTGATCTGCATGGTGACGGTAGCAAGACCCTCACTCGCGCCTTGGATCACGTACAGGAAGTGGGTATGCGGTTTACCTATCAACTGTAA
- a CDS encoding IS3 family transposase (programmed frameshift), whose product MTSKTGTKKKSRRQHSPEFRAEALALAEKVGISKAAQELGLHSSQLYGWRSRARTKRDQSDLEQSQAAEIARLKRRLAEQEEELAIGKKGGHILRQEPEVKYVFMGEHQGIFGISAMCRVLQVSRSGFYAWRHRENHPSPRRRRREQLDKAVNEAFDARKGRSGSPRLVHDLADAGHYHDRKTIADSMRRQGLRAKAAKKFKATTNSRHNLPVAPNLLQQDFTATAPNQKYVGDITYLWTGEGWLYLAVVIDLYSRLVVGWAMSERMTAQLVCDALQMALWRRRMPTGVIVHSDRGSQYCSGSYQQLIKERGLLCSMSAKGNCYDNACAESFFHSLKVEAIHGERFATREEMRQTVFEYIEVDYNRTRRHSANGFISPEAFEAKNVA is encoded by the exons ATGACAAGCAAGACAGGAACCAAGAAGAAGAGCCGCAGACAGCACTCGCCGGAGTTTCGGGCGGAAGCACTGGCCTTGGCCGAGAAGGTCGGCATCTCCAAAGCAGCGCAGGAACTCGGGCTCCACAGTTCGCAGCTCTATGGCTGGAGATCAAGGGCCAGGACAAAGCGAGATCAAAGCGATCTGGAGCAGAGTCAGGCAGCAGAGATTGCGCGGCTGAAACGCCGATTGGCTGAGCAGGAAGAGGAGCTAGCCATCG GTAAAAAAGGCGGCCACATACTTCGCCAAGAGCCTGAAGTGAAGTATGTGTTTATGGGTGAACATCAGGGCATTTTTGGGATTTCGGCAATGTGCCGGGTACTCCAGGTCTCCCGTAGCGGGTTCTATGCCTGGCGCCATCGAGAGAACCATCCTTCGCCCCGGCGGCGTCGCCGGGAACAACTCGATAAAGCCGTCAATGAGGCGTTTGACGCTCGCAAAGGTCGCTCAGGATCACCCAGGTTAGTTCACGATCTTGCAGATGCGGGGCACTACCACGATCGGAAAACCATCGCTGACAGCATGCGGCGACAGGGATTACGGGCCAAGGCAGCGAAGAAGTTCAAGGCGACCACAAACTCCCGGCATAACCTGCCGGTAGCGCCCAATTTGTTGCAACAGGACTTTACGGCCACCGCGCCGAATCAGAAGTACGTGGGCGACATCACGTACCTTTGGACTGGAGAGGGCTGGTTATACCTGGCAGTCGTAATCGACCTGTACTCGCGGCTGGTTGTGGGCTGGGCCATGTCGGAGCGAATGACTGCGCAGTTGGTTTGTGATGCGCTACAGATGGCCCTGTGGCGACGCCGCATGCCAACCGGAGTTATTGTTCACTCAGATCGCGGCAGCCAGTACTGTTCCGGCTCCTATCAGCAGCTAATCAAGGAACGCGGCTTGCTGTGCAGCATGAGTGCGAAGGGTAACTGTTACGACAATGCCTGCGCCGAGAGCTTTTTCCACTCTCTAAAAGTGGAGGCCATTCACGGTGAGCGATTCGCCACGCGCGAGGAGATGCGGCAAACCGTATTCGAGTACATCGAAGTGGATTACAATCGAACCCGCCGACACAGTGCCAACGGCTTTATTAGCCCAGAAGCATTTGAGGCAAAAAACGTCGCTTAA
- a CDS encoding helix-turn-helix domain-containing protein → MNVPKNQLAAESAISTLGWQPTVVRSVSCFKEWKDFVRDNFPWLEFKNGSSRDFSAEISAQEVGSSSLSLIKAPAGHVKRTRHLSELTDDGLIKIMWQLNGSLRLEQDKNSCILSPGQASVCDSARPYKIEMSEGAKFAVLMLPHSYCAGWEHISESICGTTLYKGASSRSVLGTLMALTAANREDEEEDVATVLDAVQVMITKLLYRSAEQIGVKSFEDPRLNKARDHIIRNLSNSDFGPDELASAMCMSRRSLYMLFEEIDTTPVKLIREIRLEAAMRTLLDNQQKNRKITDIAFDSGFSEYATFTRLFKSQFGKTPSEFRIASCK, encoded by the coding sequence ATGAATGTCCCGAAGAATCAGCTTGCAGCTGAAAGCGCTATCTCTACATTAGGCTGGCAGCCCACCGTTGTCAGAAGCGTAAGTTGTTTTAAAGAGTGGAAAGATTTCGTTCGTGACAACTTTCCGTGGCTGGAATTCAAGAACGGTAGCTCTCGAGATTTCTCTGCAGAAATATCAGCTCAAGAAGTCGGTTCATCAAGCCTCAGCCTTATCAAAGCACCTGCAGGACACGTAAAGAGAACTCGCCATTTGTCAGAGCTCACCGACGATGGCCTGATTAAAATAATGTGGCAGCTCAATGGCAGTTTAAGACTGGAGCAGGATAAGAACAGTTGTATCCTGAGCCCTGGTCAGGCATCGGTTTGCGACAGTGCGCGACCTTACAAGATTGAGATGTCAGAAGGTGCCAAGTTCGCAGTGCTTATGTTGCCGCACAGCTATTGTGCAGGCTGGGAGCATATCTCCGAATCTATCTGTGGCACTACTCTCTACAAGGGGGCTTCCTCCCGCTCAGTGTTGGGCACTCTGATGGCGCTTACTGCTGCCAACCGAGAGGACGAGGAAGAGGATGTGGCAACGGTTTTGGATGCTGTGCAGGTAATGATTACAAAGCTCCTGTATCGATCCGCCGAGCAAATCGGTGTGAAATCCTTTGAAGATCCCCGTTTGAATAAAGCCAGAGATCATATCATCCGCAACCTGTCTAACAGTGATTTCGGCCCTGATGAATTGGCTTCAGCTATGTGTATGTCTCGCCGTTCTCTGTATATGTTATTCGAAGAGATTGATACAACACCGGTTAAATTGATTAGAGAGATTAGGCTCGAAGCGGCCATGCGGACACTGCTCGACAATCAGCAAAAAAATAGAAAAATAACTGATATTGCGTTTGACTCAGGGTTTAGCGAATACGCGACATTCACGCGTCTATTTAAATCGCAGTTTGGTAAAACGCCAAGCGAATTCAGGATTGCTTCCTGTAAATAG
- a CDS encoding WD40/YVTN/BNR-like repeat-containing protein: protein MRIISSPKTTILVLLVATLGMLSVSATASEGTLISTQTPTDRLYDVEMMGKMGYAVGEAGLVMKSTDGGETWNRENADTNLALTSIALTKKGAVAVGQLGEVVVNVGWKGWKQIGSDARMRLLGVDMNERGLAIAVGAFGTLMRSTDAGQSWELLRPDWAPLYDSGAGDTAVIRDEPTNYVVKVFADNRILIGGEYGQLLTSTDGGDTWEVTYRHPEKGDVIAPTLFDLKFYGDTGYATGQSGLVLISRDGGLSWQAKPTSTRASLFAIAGDADGNIFAIGQRVSVVSTDQGNTWREFDALDISLNWYAGLVVSERGSSKNIVAVGHSGRILSLNPFK, encoded by the coding sequence ATGAGAATTATTTCATCTCCTAAAACAACGATCTTGGTATTACTGGTTGCGACCTTAGGCATGCTGTCTGTTTCAGCCACTGCCAGTGAGGGAACCTTGATCTCGACGCAGACACCCACCGATCGGCTCTATGACGTCGAAATGATGGGGAAGATGGGCTACGCGGTTGGCGAGGCGGGGCTGGTAATGAAGTCCACCGACGGGGGTGAGACTTGGAATAGAGAGAACGCCGACACAAATCTTGCACTTACCAGCATTGCACTCACTAAGAAAGGCGCTGTTGCTGTCGGTCAGTTAGGAGAAGTTGTTGTCAACGTAGGCTGGAAGGGCTGGAAGCAGATTGGTTCCGACGCTCGCATGCGCCTGCTGGGCGTCGACATGAATGAGCGAGGCCTGGCAATAGCGGTTGGTGCATTTGGCACGTTGATGCGATCAACAGATGCGGGTCAATCCTGGGAGCTGTTAAGGCCGGATTGGGCGCCTCTGTACGATTCTGGTGCCGGCGATACCGCCGTGATTCGGGATGAGCCTACTAACTATGTCGTCAAAGTGTTTGCTGATAACCGCATTCTGATTGGCGGCGAATACGGTCAACTGTTGACCTCCACTGATGGTGGGGACACCTGGGAAGTCACCTATCGACACCCAGAAAAGGGCGATGTCATCGCGCCGACACTGTTTGACCTGAAGTTCTATGGAGATACCGGCTATGCCACCGGGCAGTCCGGTCTGGTGCTGATCTCGAGAGATGGCGGCTTATCCTGGCAGGCAAAGCCGACATCAACTCGGGCAAGTCTGTTTGCTATCGCGGGTGATGCTGACGGTAACATTTTTGCTATTGGACAGCGCGTTTCTGTTGTTAGTACTGATCAAGGTAATACCTGGCGTGAATTCGACGCGTTGGATATCTCCCTAAACTGGTACGCCGGCTTAGTAGTCAGTGAGCGTGGTTCTTCAAAGAATATCGTGGCGGTGGGCCACAGTGGACGGATTCTTTCTCTTAATCCATTTAAGTAA
- the styC gene encoding styrene-oxide isomerase StyC: protein MPQSFQVKMLGHGALMMCSALLFGVFYWMSIVGGFEIIPGYILEFDMPGTPEGWKKAHSGPMLNGMMVIAIAVVLPHLDFAAKKAKLLGAIIILDGWSNVGFYFFGNLSDNRALAFADSHLGEGGVFSFLGLAPAYLFGVLALWALAVIGLAALKQARQKAA, encoded by the coding sequence ATGCCACAATCGTTTCAGGTAAAAATGCTAGGGCACGGGGCTTTGATGATGTGCTCGGCCTTGTTGTTTGGTGTGTTTTACTGGATGAGTATAGTCGGGGGCTTCGAGATTATCCCGGGATACATTCTCGAGTTTGATATGCCTGGAACGCCTGAAGGCTGGAAGAAGGCGCACTCGGGGCCGATGCTCAACGGTATGATGGTGATCGCCATTGCTGTCGTTTTGCCTCACCTGGATTTTGCAGCAAAGAAAGCCAAGCTGTTAGGTGCTATCATCATTCTCGACGGTTGGTCGAATGTGGGCTTCTACTTCTTCGGTAACCTCAGTGATAACAGAGCGTTGGCCTTCGCGGACAGCCATCTTGGTGAAGGTGGTGTCTTCAGCTTCTTGGGTCTGGCTCCTGCTTACCTGTTTGGTGTGCTGGCATTGTGGGCGCTTGCTGTTATCGGCTTGGCTGCTCTAAAGCAGGCTAGGCAGAAAGCGGCATAA
- a CDS encoding DUF1329 domain-containing protein: protein MHIRKYDMNFSRRQLLKGMAAGAAAGVLMPLEKVMAKDLNLLKAYPDELYSVEDQTKGQISVGDYLTADNVEHAKHLLDPSIYDQILNEGRRIKIRAPTTDLRQLFNNSYYEAMKRNLAEGRSGKFDSNGNVVDDAGKAWGGGLPFTSPKNGKEIWANMAMSWGRADANTYAIRQWDYGADGGLEYEYDFQWVELQMQARTDRKVFRGYDNEIRRQCVYFSNSQDVRGTSFLSNWAYDQNKIPDLYGYLPEFRRVRQFPANQRFEPLIPGATWFLTDPWAAGDPYLTWGNHKITDRKPMLLACNGNFGSTDDNWEPVTQANNPKFWETEYEMCPDVIVTECEPVGYPRSPVSKKQVFADARNSVPCGCMRYDRQGKLWANFEMAFGQFVGGGADGNRVVLSADGKTPAWSWTYVMIYDHQNKRMSKTHHAKKGVGTESLFQIDEDWLFETYCTQQALQSLGRA from the coding sequence ATGCACATTCGTAAATACGATATGAACTTTAGCCGGCGGCAGCTCCTCAAGGGGATGGCCGCAGGTGCGGCCGCTGGGGTCCTGATGCCATTGGAAAAAGTAATGGCAAAAGACCTCAATCTTTTAAAGGCATACCCTGACGAGTTGTATTCAGTAGAAGATCAGACAAAGGGTCAAATCAGTGTCGGTGATTACCTCACGGCTGATAACGTAGAGCATGCCAAGCACCTGCTCGACCCTTCTATTTATGACCAGATTCTCAATGAAGGGCGCCGAATTAAAATACGTGCGCCAACCACTGACTTGCGTCAGTTGTTCAATAACTCCTACTACGAAGCCATGAAGCGCAACCTCGCTGAAGGTCGCAGCGGTAAGTTTGATAGCAACGGCAACGTTGTCGATGACGCGGGCAAGGCCTGGGGTGGTGGTCTACCTTTCACAAGCCCCAAAAATGGTAAGGAAATCTGGGCCAACATGGCAATGAGCTGGGGCCGTGCCGACGCAAACACCTATGCGATCCGGCAGTGGGACTACGGCGCAGACGGCGGTCTGGAATACGAGTACGACTTCCAGTGGGTAGAGCTGCAAATGCAGGCTCGTACAGACCGCAAAGTATTCCGTGGGTACGACAACGAAATTCGTCGCCAGTGTGTTTACTTCAGTAACTCACAAGACGTTCGCGGTACGTCATTCTTGAGTAACTGGGCGTACGACCAGAACAAAATCCCCGATCTGTACGGTTACCTTCCTGAGTTCCGTCGTGTTCGTCAGTTCCCGGCTAACCAGCGCTTTGAACCGCTGATTCCCGGTGCTACCTGGTTCCTGACCGACCCTTGGGCCGCGGGCGACCCGTACCTGACCTGGGGCAACCACAAAATTACTGACCGCAAGCCTATGCTGCTGGCCTGTAACGGTAATTTTGGTAGCACTGACGATAACTGGGAGCCAGTAACTCAGGCAAATAATCCTAAGTTCTGGGAAACAGAATATGAAATGTGTCCTGATGTGATCGTGACAGAGTGTGAGCCAGTGGGATACCCGCGTTCACCGGTAAGCAAGAAACAGGTGTTTGCTGACGCTCGTAACAGTGTGCCTTGTGGTTGTATGCGTTATGACCGTCAAGGAAAGCTCTGGGCTAACTTCGAAATGGCCTTCGGTCAATTTGTTGGTGGTGGCGCAGACGGCAATCGTGTTGTTCTCAGTGCTGATGGTAAAACCCCAGCATGGTCATGGACATATGTAATGATCTACGACCACCAGAACAAGCGGATGTCGAAAACTCACCACGCCAAAAAAGGCGTAGGCACAGAGTCTCTCTTCCAGATCGATGAAGACTGGTTGTTCGAGACCTACTGTACCCAGCAGGCTCTGCAGTCACTGGGTCGTGCGTAA
- a CDS encoding MDR family NADP-dependent oxidoreductase — protein sequence MSMLNRCVVLKERPRFQIPTEKCFKLEEASIREPGEGEVLIQTVWLGMDPYLFSKVKKVSEQAKPIDIGDVMYGATVGRIIASNLEGYNEEEYVYGLWGWKDYHISTGKDIHKIDPDVPSPSYMLGSLGAAGFGAYLANRNVLNIKPGDAVFCSAAAGALGQMIGQIAKLKGGRVFGTAGSDEKCELAVASMGYSDCFKHTDKDLAAKIGRSIDGGINAMVVSAGGFSFDAAFPYMAINGRIAVCGLMALYSMMELPGGHDRTMAVLNEILLKRLRVEGSLVLDYLHTDVHREFLQEMTAWIKLGAVKPVEHVTKGLENAPTALRELFEGRNIGKSIVRVSE from the coding sequence ATGTCGATGCTTAATAGGTGTGTGGTGCTCAAGGAGCGGCCGCGTTTTCAAATTCCCACAGAGAAGTGTTTCAAGCTAGAGGAAGCAAGTATTAGAGAGCCAGGTGAGGGTGAGGTTCTAATACAAACTGTGTGGCTGGGAATGGACCCTTATCTTTTCTCCAAAGTAAAAAAAGTATCCGAGCAGGCAAAGCCAATTGATATTGGTGATGTTATGTATGGTGCGACAGTGGGTCGAATTATAGCCTCAAATTTAGAGGGTTATAACGAGGAAGAGTACGTTTACGGTCTGTGGGGGTGGAAGGATTACCACATCAGTACCGGTAAAGATATTCATAAGATTGACCCTGATGTGCCCTCGCCATCTTATATGCTTGGTTCTCTTGGCGCGGCCGGTTTTGGTGCTTACCTCGCAAATCGGAATGTCCTAAATATTAAGCCTGGAGATGCAGTTTTTTGCAGTGCCGCTGCCGGCGCGTTGGGTCAAATGATTGGCCAAATCGCCAAGCTGAAAGGTGGGCGTGTATTTGGGACTGCAGGCTCCGATGAAAAGTGCGAGCTTGCCGTTGCCTCGATGGGGTACTCCGACTGCTTCAAGCATACCGATAAGGATTTGGCAGCGAAAATAGGCCGATCCATTGATGGTGGTATCAACGCGATGGTGGTCTCTGCCGGTGGCTTCAGCTTCGATGCAGCGTTCCCCTATATGGCTATCAATGGTCGCATCGCGGTGTGTGGCTTGATGGCACTTTACTCAATGATGGAATTACCAGGTGGGCATGATCGCACCATGGCGGTGCTAAACGAGATACTGCTGAAACGACTCCGCGTAGAGGGGTCGCTGGTATTGGATTACTTGCACACCGATGTGCATCGGGAGTTTCTGCAGGAGATGACGGCATGGATAAAGTTGGGCGCCGTCAAGCCTGTGGAGCATGTAACGAAAGGTCTCGAGAATGCGCCTACCGCTCTGAGGGAGCTCTTCGAGGGGCGTAATATCGGTAAATCTATCGTTCGGGTCAGCGAATAG